A single Candidatus Dormiibacterota bacterium DNA region contains:
- a CDS encoding helix-turn-helix domain-containing protein, whose translation MLRNVAVAVANNVAAFELGVVSEVFGLDRTADGFPGYDFAVCAVEPPPLRTSSGFFITTPHGIDRLREADLIAVPAWRDPDERPPEGLLDELRAAVERGARVMSVCTGAFVLAAAGLLDGRRATTHWRYAAALAERYPLIDVDPDVLYVDAGPVLTSAGTAAGIDLCLHIVRTEHGTGVANALARRMVVPPHRDGGQAQYVETPVRVHRRGDELSQVLDWALERLDEPLPVDELAARALMSTRTFARRFRAVTGETPHRWLLLQRLLLAQSLLEEGDEPVEEVARLAGFGSAASLRQHFARWRGTSPQRYRRTFRIRERTVA comes from the coding sequence ATGCTCCGCAACGTCGCCGTCGCCGTCGCGAACAACGTCGCCGCCTTCGAGCTGGGGGTGGTCAGCGAGGTCTTCGGCCTCGACCGCACCGCCGACGGCTTCCCCGGCTACGACTTCGCGGTCTGCGCCGTCGAGCCCCCGCCACTCCGCACCTCGTCCGGCTTCTTCATCACCACCCCCCACGGCATCGACCGCCTCCGCGAGGCCGACCTCATCGCCGTCCCCGCCTGGCGCGACCCCGACGAGCGTCCCCCGGAGGGGCTGCTCGACGAGCTCAGAGCCGCCGTCGAGCGCGGCGCGCGGGTGATGAGCGTGTGCACCGGCGCCTTCGTGCTCGCCGCGGCAGGGCTCCTCGACGGCCGCCGCGCCACCACCCACTGGCGCTACGCGGCGGCCCTGGCCGAGCGCTACCCGCTGATCGACGTCGATCCCGACGTGCTCTACGTCGACGCCGGCCCGGTGCTCACCAGCGCGGGCACCGCGGCGGGGATCGACCTCTGCCTCCACATCGTGCGCACCGAGCACGGCACCGGGGTCGCCAACGCCCTGGCCCGGCGGATGGTGGTGCCGCCCCACCGCGACGGCGGTCAGGCGCAGTACGTGGAGACGCCCGTGCGCGTCCACCGCCGCGGCGACGAGCTGAGCCAGGTGCTCGACTGGGCGCTCGAGCGGCTCGACGAGCCGCTGCCGGTGGACGAGCTGGCGGCGCGTGCGCTGATGTCGACCCGCACCTTTGCCCGCCGCTTCCGCGCGGTCACCGGCGAGACCCCGCACCGCTGGCTGCTGCTGCAGCGGCTGCTGCTCGCGCAAAGCCTCCTCGAGGAGGGCGACGAGCCGGTCGAGGAGGTGGCACGGCTGGCCGGGTTCGGCAGCGCGGCGAGCCTGCGCCAGCACTTCGCCCGCTGGCGCGGCACCTCGCCGCAGCGCTACCGGCGCACCTTCCGCATCCGCGAGCGCACCGTCGCCTGA
- a CDS encoding DNA-formamidopyrimidine glycosylase family protein, translating to MPEMPELEVLRERLSPLLLGREVRAVEVSPRHGFMLRVTTDDLTGALTGRPLGAMWRRGKFLVLDAGGQHLVINPMLGGRLQLAAPHERVAAATVVRLMLEGDEELRFLDTVRMGRVYLAPAGGLDAVPGWSDLGPEAVDISAADFATRIRRHRGELKSALRNQAFVAGIGNAYSDEILHDAGMLPLRKRTTLDAAGVERLHASTQRVLRDAVATIGAQEHWLAHKQDRSFMRVHGRGGQDCPRCGHRISELTAQQRVTSFCRGCQT from the coding sequence ATGCCTGAGATGCCCGAGCTGGAGGTGCTCCGCGAGCGTCTCTCCCCCCTCCTCCTGGGACGGGAGGTGCGCGCCGTCGAGGTGTCGCCGCGCCACGGCTTCATGCTCCGGGTCACCACCGACGACCTCACCGGCGCGCTCACCGGCCGGCCGCTGGGGGCGATGTGGCGGCGGGGCAAGTTCCTCGTGCTCGACGCCGGCGGCCAGCACCTGGTGATCAACCCGATGCTCGGCGGCCGCCTCCAGCTGGCCGCGCCCCACGAACGGGTGGCCGCCGCCACCGTCGTCCGGCTGATGCTCGAGGGCGACGAGGAGCTCCGATTCCTCGACACCGTGCGCATGGGCCGGGTCTACCTCGCGCCCGCCGGCGGGCTCGACGCCGTGCCCGGATGGAGCGACCTGGGCCCCGAGGCGGTGGACATCTCCGCCGCCGACTTCGCCACCCGGATCCGCCGCCATCGCGGCGAGCTGAAGTCGGCGCTGCGCAACCAGGCCTTCGTCGCCGGGATCGGCAACGCCTACAGCGACGAGATCCTCCACGACGCCGGCATGCTCCCGCTGCGGAAGCGCACCACCCTGGACGCCGCCGGGGTGGAGCGCCTCCACGCCTCGACCCAGCGGGTTCTGCGGGATGCGGTGGCCACGATCGGCGCCCAGGAGCACTGGCTCGCGCACAAGCAGGACCGGTCGTTCATGCGGGTGCACGGCAGGGGTGGGCAGGACTGTCCGAGGTGCGGGCACCGGATCTCCGAGCTGACCGCGCAGCAGCGGGTGACCAGCTTCTGCCGGGGCTGCCAGACGTAG
- a CDS encoding lysophospholipid acyltransferase family protein, whose product MTDTGAELRSPQGGPGGSPGEARAADDAASDSLELAGAVVLRPRRTAGTRRSRPARSEEVGARLRRLHAATTDELERRRTEGIEPADSVPVPVDVLSSVTRDLPALLSRTAHAALDTVTSLRPERALQLGAAGVAFLAKQRELARRQAECADSIDEFGFDREWTESLLPFFRFLYRDYWRVQVRGLENVPVEGAALLVSNHAGVLPYDGVMIRTAIFEDLPGQRHARALILNAFFGVPVASWFLRRTGNTLAHPDDAERLLRAGELVLVFPEGAKGTGKLYRERYRLRRFGRGGFVQTALRTGSPIVPVSVVGSEELHPMLANLDVAARALGLPYFPLTPSFPWLGLLGLIPLPSSWIIEFHPPLDPAAEGLGAGAADDMATVMQLTDRVRETIQQGVYMNLTRRGSVFAEPLTED is encoded by the coding sequence ATGACCGACACCGGAGCGGAGCTGCGATCGCCCCAGGGGGGGCCCGGCGGATCCCCGGGCGAGGCGCGTGCCGCCGATGACGCCGCCAGCGACAGCCTCGAGCTCGCCGGCGCGGTGGTGCTCCGCCCCCGGCGCACCGCCGGCACGCGGCGAAGCCGGCCGGCACGGTCCGAGGAGGTGGGGGCGCGGCTGCGCCGCCTCCACGCCGCCACCACCGACGAGCTGGAGCGCCGCCGCACCGAGGGCATCGAGCCCGCCGACTCGGTGCCGGTGCCGGTCGACGTCCTCAGCTCGGTGACCCGCGACCTCCCCGCCCTGCTGAGCCGCACCGCCCACGCGGCGCTGGACACGGTGACCTCCCTCCGCCCCGAGCGGGCGCTGCAGCTGGGCGCCGCCGGGGTGGCGTTCCTGGCGAAGCAGCGCGAGCTCGCCCGGCGGCAGGCGGAGTGCGCCGATTCGATCGACGAGTTCGGGTTCGATCGCGAATGGACGGAGTCGCTGCTCCCGTTCTTCCGCTTCCTCTACCGCGACTACTGGCGGGTGCAGGTGCGCGGCCTGGAGAACGTCCCGGTGGAGGGGGCCGCGCTGCTGGTCTCCAACCACGCCGGGGTGCTGCCCTACGACGGGGTGATGATCCGCACCGCGATCTTCGAGGACCTGCCCGGCCAGCGCCACGCGCGGGCGCTGATCCTCAACGCGTTCTTCGGGGTGCCGGTCGCGTCGTGGTTCCTGCGCCGCACCGGCAACACCCTCGCCCATCCCGACGACGCCGAGCGGCTGCTCCGCGCCGGCGAGCTGGTGCTGGTGTTCCCGGAGGGCGCCAAGGGCACCGGCAAGCTGTACCGCGAGCGCTACCGGCTGCGCCGCTTCGGCCGCGGCGGCTTCGTGCAGACGGCGCTGCGGACCGGCAGCCCGATCGTGCCGGTGAGCGTGGTCGGCAGCGAGGAGCTGCACCCGATGCTCGCCAACCTCGACGTCGCCGCCCGGGCGCTCGGCCTCCCCTACTTCCCGCTGACGCCCAGCTTCCCCTGGCTCGGCCTGCTCGGCCTGATCCCGCTGCCGTCGTCGTGGATCATCGAGTTCCACCCGCCGCTCGACCCCGCCGCCGAGGGGCTGGGCGCCGGCGCCGCCGACGACATGGCCACGGTGATGCAGCTGACCGACCGGGTCCGCGAGACCATCCAGCAGGGCGTCTACATGAACCTGACGCGACGCGGGTCGGTGTTCGCGGAGCCCCTCACCGAGGACTGA
- a CDS encoding metalloregulator ArsR/SmtB family transcription factor, with product MDPGRRTPRLATPRRRLPAPTELSVHFEGLAHPTRLTIVERLAGAAEMRVSELAEFCKVSQPRMSWHLRILRRSQVIRTRREGREVFCRLDREAIAGHMRSFMRLMLVKGTDGEPLPELGQTQLTGEPAQ from the coding sequence ATGGATCCCGGCCGCCGGACGCCGCGCCTCGCCACGCCACGCCGGCGCCTGCCCGCCCCGACCGAGCTGAGCGTCCACTTCGAGGGCCTGGCCCACCCCACCCGCCTCACCATCGTCGAGCGCCTCGCCGGCGCCGCGGAGATGCGGGTGTCGGAGCTCGCCGAGTTCTGCAAGGTGAGCCAGCCGCGGATGAGCTGGCACCTGCGCATCCTGCGCCGGTCCCAGGTGATCCGCACCCGCCGTGAGGGCCGCGAGGTCTTCTGCCGGCTCGACCGCGAGGCGATCGCGGGGCACATGCGCAGTTTCATGAGGCTCATGCTCGTCAAGGGAACAGATGGCGAGCCGCTGCCGGAGCTGGGCCAGACCCAGCTGACCGGGGAGCCCGCACAGTGA
- the mscL gene encoding large conductance mechanosensitive channel protein MscL: MDQVMVWIAGFRKFLLRGNVVDLAVAVVIGGAFGVVVQSFVKNILLQLIAIPGHTDFTFLSFTIGGGVFRYGVFIGDVITFVAVAAAVYFVVVVPMQALEARRTAPAAGPTTRACPECLSDIPMAAKRCAFCTAEVTPIA; encoded by the coding sequence GTGGATCAGGTGATGGTCTGGATCGCCGGCTTCCGGAAGTTCCTGCTGCGGGGGAACGTCGTCGACCTCGCGGTCGCGGTGGTCATCGGCGGCGCCTTCGGGGTGGTGGTGCAGTCGTTCGTGAAGAACATCCTGCTGCAGCTGATCGCCATCCCAGGCCACACCGACTTCACCTTCCTCTCCTTCACCATCGGCGGCGGGGTGTTCAGGTACGGCGTCTTCATCGGTGACGTGATCACCTTCGTCGCCGTCGCCGCCGCGGTCTACTTCGTCGTGGTGGTGCCGATGCAGGCGCTCGAGGCCCGCCGCACCGCGCCCGCCGCCGGCCCCACCACCCGCGCCTGCCCGGAGTGCCTCAGCGACATCCCGATGGCGGCGAAGCGCTGCGCCTTCTGCACCGCCGAGGTCACCCCGATCGCCTGA